The Corynebacterium felinum DNA segment CTCCAGAAATTCGTTATATTGCGCAATTTGGGCAAACTCCTTCATTAAAATCCTAAGACCGTGGAGGTCGTGGGGTTTTCTTGGCTCACCATTTCAAGGCAAGGGCGTAGCCCCGCACTGTGGGAATGCCTCCTGCGCTATAAGCAGCCCCTTTGTGGTGGGGTCGAAAAGCAATCGCGTAGTGCGCGGATATGTTTGTCGGCTGTGTGTTGCGTGTGGGGGTGGGGGTGTGGTTAAATTTCTAGGTTGCCTTTCATAGGTCGCATCTTTCCGCTGCTGTTTCCGGAGTGGCGAAGCTGCGAAACCCCTCGACCTTCATGGTTCGTTGTTTAACCACTACTGGTTTAAATGTGAAAAGCTGCACGTACATAGACCGCGTGCGTCAGTTCGGAAATCTGCCGCACATAAAATATAGGTCAAGGAGACCCTAGTGATTCAGCAGGAATCGCGTCTGAAGGTCGCCGACAACACCGGTGCACGTGAAATTCTGTGCATCCGCGTTCTCGGTGGATCCACCCGACGTTTTGCTGGCATTGGTGACGTTATCGTCGCTACTGTCAAGGAAGCAACCCCTGGCGGCAACGTGAAGGCCGGCGAGGTTGTGAAGGCTGTTATCGTTCGTGCGAAGAAGGAAACCCGTCGTCCAGACGGCTCCTACATCAAGTTCGACGAGAACGCTGCCGTTATCATCAAGAACGAC contains these protein-coding regions:
- the rplN gene encoding 50S ribosomal protein L14 is translated as MIQQESRLKVADNTGAREILCIRVLGGSTRRFAGIGDVIVATVKEATPGGNVKAGEVVKAVIVRAKKETRRPDGSYIKFDENAAVIIKNDNEPKGTRIFGPVARELRDKKFMKIVSLAPEVI